The Cylindrospermopsis curvispora GIHE-G1 genome contains a region encoding:
- the thrS gene encoding threonine--tRNA ligase codes for MSSNQEAQNLEKPAEKIYLPKTSESEILKKIRHTASHVMAMAVQKLFPKAQVTIGPWIENGFYYDFDNPEPFSDRDLKAIQKEMVKIINRKLPVIREEVSREEAKKRIEKIQEPYKLEILADIKQEPITIYHLGDEWWDLCAGPHVENTKDINPKAIELESVAGAYWRGDETKAQLQRIYATAWETPEQLGEYKRRKEEALRRDHRKIGKELGLFIFSDPVGPGLPLWTPKGALLRSILEDFLKKEQLKRGYLPVVTPHIARVDLFKTSGHWQKYKEDMFPMMAENEESKALDQGFVLKPMNCPFHIQIYKSELRSYRELPMRLAEFGTVYRYEQSGELGGLTRVRGFTVDDSHLFVTPEQLDGEFLNVVDLILTVFRSLQLKNFKARLSFRDPTSDKYIGGDEVWDKAEGAIRRAVQQLGMDHFEGIGEAAFYGPKLDFIFSDVLEREWQLGTVQVDYNLPERFNLEYVAEDGSRKRPVMIHRAPFGSLERLIGILIEEYAGDFPLWLAPVQIRLLPVGEQQIEFTKEIAGKMTELGIRAEADLSGDRLAKLIRNGEKAKIPVMAVVGAKEVESNSLSIRTRASGELGLIPVEKVVEKMQDSIINYSNF; via the coding sequence ATGTCGTCAAATCAAGAAGCTCAAAATCTAGAAAAACCAGCGGAAAAAATTTATTTACCCAAGACTAGCGAATCAGAGATCTTAAAAAAAATTCGCCATACTGCTTCCCATGTGATGGCCATGGCAGTACAAAAGCTGTTTCCCAAGGCGCAAGTAACCATAGGTCCGTGGATTGAGAATGGTTTTTACTATGACTTTGATAACCCAGAGCCCTTTAGCGATAGAGATTTAAAAGCCATTCAAAAGGAAATGGTGAAGATTATTAACCGTAAATTACCTGTGATAAGGGAAGAAGTCAGTCGAGAGGAAGCCAAAAAACGGATTGAAAAAATTCAGGAGCCATATAAATTAGAGATTTTGGCGGATATTAAACAAGAGCCAATCACTATTTATCACCTAGGGGATGAATGGTGGGATTTATGTGCAGGTCCCCACGTAGAAAATACTAAGGATATCAACCCCAAAGCTATTGAATTAGAAAGCGTTGCAGGTGCTTACTGGCGTGGTGATGAAACCAAGGCCCAATTACAGCGTATTTACGCCACCGCATGGGAAACCCCCGAACAGCTAGGAGAATATAAACGTCGCAAAGAAGAAGCTTTAAGACGTGACCATCGTAAAATTGGTAAAGAATTGGGTTTATTTATTTTCTCTGACCCTGTAGGTCCAGGTTTACCCTTGTGGACCCCGAAAGGTGCCTTATTGAGAAGCATATTAGAAGATTTTCTTAAAAAAGAACAGTTAAAAAGGGGTTATTTACCAGTTGTTACCCCCCATATTGCTAGAGTAGATTTATTTAAAACATCAGGCCACTGGCAAAAATACAAAGAAGATATGTTTCCCATGATGGCTGAAAATGAGGAATCAAAAGCCCTAGACCAGGGTTTTGTCCTCAAGCCCATGAACTGCCCCTTTCATATTCAAATATATAAAAGTGAACTGCGTTCTTACAGAGAATTACCCATGCGGTTGGCAGAATTTGGCACAGTTTACCGTTATGAGCAGTCCGGTGAGTTAGGGGGTTTAACCCGGGTGCGAGGTTTTACCGTGGACGATTCCCATTTATTTGTCACACCAGAGCAATTAGATGGGGAGTTTTTAAATGTTGTGGATTTAATCTTGACCGTATTTAGAAGTTTACAACTGAAAAATTTTAAAGCGAGATTGAGTTTTAGAGATCCGACCAGTGATAAATACATTGGTGGAGACGAAGTTTGGGATAAAGCAGAGGGAGCAATTCGTCGTGCGGTGCAGCAGTTGGGAATGGATCACTTTGAGGGTATAGGGGAAGCAGCTTTTTATGGTCCAAAACTGGACTTTATCTTCAGCGATGTTTTAGAAAGAGAATGGCAATTGGGAACAGTACAGGTGGACTACAATCTACCAGAAAGGTTTAACCTAGAATATGTGGCGGAGGATGGGTCACGAAAACGCCCAGTTATGATTCACCGAGCTCCCTTTGGTTCCCTAGAAAGACTGATTGGCATTTTAATTGAAGAATATGCAGGGGATTTTCCTCTCTGGTTAGCACCAGTACAAATTCGACTGCTACCAGTTGGTGAACAGCAAATTGAGTTCACCAAAGAAATAGCTGGGAAAATGACAGAGCTGGGAATCAGAGCGGAAGCAGACCTAAGTGGCGATCGCCTGGCCAAATTAATCCGCAATGGGGAGAAGGCTAAAATACCCGTGATGGCGGTAGTAGGTGCCAAAGAGGTGGAAAGTAATTCTCTGAGTATTCGCACCCGTGCATCTGGTGAACTAGGGCTAATACCCGTCGAAAAAGTTGTGGAGAAAATGCAGGATTCCATAATCAACTATAGCAACTTTTAG
- a CDS encoding DUF2605 domain-containing protein: protein MPESNLSASQLLQSLLEPLLEDFEYWFARSQQLLENEKISFMTEQEQSDLLDRVKQAQLEVNTSKMLFNATGKQVGLDMATLAPWHQLLGECWRVGMRYRQIK from the coding sequence ATGCCAGAATCTAACCTTTCGGCCTCCCAACTGTTACAATCACTGCTAGAACCACTTTTAGAGGATTTTGAATATTGGTTTGCCCGCTCCCAGCAATTGTTGGAAAATGAGAAAATCTCATTTATGACTGAACAGGAACAGTCCGATTTACTTGACCGAGTTAAACAAGCACAACTAGAGGTAAATACATCCAAGATGCTATTTAATGCTACTGGTAAACAGGTGGGACTAGATATGGCAACCTTAGCCCCCTGGCATCAACTTTTAGGTGAGTGCTGGAGAGTGGGGATGCGCTATCGTCAAATAAAATAA
- a CDS encoding DUF2973 domain-containing protein — protein MLHLLYIVAFTALAFIAVSNLIRNLIMFSFDRSYPHKTGVNQRGFGYYGTNSIPHPELLDDSGNLIKEPLLVMRSINVEDARQHLDALYESSPGNKIESSEDA, from the coding sequence ATGTTACACTTACTGTACATTGTAGCTTTTACAGCTTTAGCATTTATTGCTGTCAGTAATTTAATTAGAAACCTAATTATGTTCAGTTTTGACCGTTCTTATCCTCACAAAACGGGGGTTAATCAACGTGGTTTTGGTTATTATGGAACCAACTCCATACCCCATCCAGAGTTATTGGATGATTCGGGTAACTTAATCAAGGAGCCACTTTTAGTAATGCGTTCTATTAATGTGGAGGATGCACGTCAGCATTTAGATGCGCTATATGAATCTTCCCCTGGGAATAAAATTGAGAGTTCGGAAGATGCTTAG
- a CDS encoding glycerophosphodiester phosphodiesterase family protein: MPNMVTLKGFAVLPADTFAAGPKSGAAVTNPTNGRTTPFSGQPVQGFSGVQFAPNTSGSRFWFLADNGFGAKNNSADFLLRIYQLDPNFTGVENGNGKVGVENFIQLADPNRLIPFSIVNQNTPERLLTGADFDVESFVIDHRGDIWIGDEFGTYLLHFDSNGVLLDAPIATPNPIQLNTLNGQKPIVIGHRGASGELPEHTIEAYRLAILRGADFIEPDLVSTKDGVLIARHEPNLINTTDVNSRPEFASRKKKVVVDGVEEEGFFASDFTLAEIKTLRAVMPQGYRDQVFNGLLEIPTLGEIIDLLKEVEAQTGKKIGIYPETKHPTYHDNLGLSLEEKLIDTLKSKSFTDPTRIFIQSFEVSNLQDLNSTIMPARGVNISLVQLIDAYDVADNGTLIYKDAYARPYDFTVKGDTRTYGDLLTPAGLAEIAKYADGIGPWKRQIISVKTVDKNSDGKPDDLNNDGVINDSDKVTLPPTSVVSDAHKLGLLVHPYTFRNESRFLASDYNNNPELEYRQFISLGVDGYFTDFPGTGDLVRDQITTNQVRSPQNPNVLSKPDFDTLNGQKPIVIGHRGSSGERPEHTLASYKLAIAQGADFIEPDLVVTKDNVLIARHEPMLAVVNLNTDGTIKLVGGKPEINLTDTSTDVHLRDKFQDRLKVKNLDGRNVGGWFAEDFTLAEIKELNAIERLPSLRSTAFDQDGLKVPTLKEVIDLVKQVELETGRKIGIYPETKHPTFFQQQGFNTSQLLVNTLKTLNFTDASRVFIQSFEVSNLKELKNTIMPGASVDIPLVQLFGGSGRPYDFVVNGDSRTYNDLSTPTGLKEIAQYAKGIGPNKQRIVPMATVDNNKDGQPDDLNGDGQISDADRTLGTPTTLIQDAHQAGLLVHLYTLRNDGFFLSADYKGDPGAEVRKFVDLGVDGFFTDFPKTGTSVIVNNYLAGTGYANPNNNLNSPYFADSPVYFNPNQPYYGDLVTANLNRSQGFEGMAFSPDRQTVYPMLEGTVVGDPAGSVRIYKFDVATETYTGLVGRYQLASPSNAIGDFTPINDKEFLVIERDNNQGTGAAFKKIFKVDFSQVNAQGFVSKEEVANLLDIQDPNDLNSDGNKVYNMPFQTIEDVVVWDNKTIIVANDNNYPFSIGRPPLIDNNEMVVLELDKPLALDARLGLAATIAESSQLVFGAPGADNVSVPQGTDGINDIIFTGAGDDKVDTLGVTNPYAGNNTVHSGSGKDIIDVNNGDRIFGGSGNDEIFATDAKDYRISGGASNDVFYLGTNGRALGGDGEDKFFVTEGGGNLISGGAGADQFWITTGDIPSVDNKNVANTIVDFQIGTDVLGISGQGSNFGFNNLTLTNNDIIINGNKVATLTGVNTSTLTASNFAFD; encoded by the coding sequence ATTCCCAATATGGTAACACTCAAAGGTTTTGCTGTTCTTCCTGCTGATACGTTTGCTGCTGGTCCAAAATCCGGTGCTGCTGTCACTAATCCCACCAATGGACGCACTACGCCCTTTTCTGGTCAACCTGTACAAGGCTTTAGCGGGGTGCAATTTGCTCCTAACACCAGTGGTTCCCGATTTTGGTTTTTAGCGGACAATGGTTTTGGTGCTAAAAACAACAGTGCGGACTTTCTCCTGCGCATCTACCAACTAGATCCTAATTTTACCGGGGTTGAAAATGGCAATGGTAAGGTTGGAGTGGAGAACTTCATTCAACTTGCAGATCCCAACCGCTTGATTCCCTTTTCCATTGTGAATCAAAATACTCCTGAACGACTACTGACGGGAGCAGATTTTGATGTGGAGTCCTTTGTCATTGATCATAGGGGGGATATTTGGATAGGTGATGAATTTGGTACTTATTTATTGCATTTTGACAGCAATGGAGTTCTATTAGATGCGCCCATTGCCACCCCTAATCCCATCCAACTGAACACTCTCAACGGTCAAAAACCCATTGTTATTGGTCATAGAGGTGCTAGTGGTGAATTACCAGAACATACCATTGAAGCATACAGACTGGCAATCTTACGGGGTGCTGACTTCATTGAACCAGATTTAGTCTCCACCAAGGATGGAGTCTTAATTGCTCGTCACGAGCCCAATTTGATTAATACTACTGATGTAAATAGTCGTCCCGAATTTGCCAGTCGCAAGAAAAAGGTTGTAGTGGATGGAGTAGAAGAAGAAGGCTTCTTTGCTTCTGACTTTACCTTAGCGGAAATTAAAACTCTTAGAGCAGTTATGCCTCAGGGTTACCGTGACCAGGTGTTTAATGGGCTATTGGAAATCCCCACCCTGGGCGAAATTATTGATTTGCTCAAGGAAGTAGAAGCACAAACGGGCAAGAAAATTGGCATTTACCCAGAAACTAAACATCCCACCTACCACGACAATCTGGGTTTATCTTTAGAAGAAAAACTCATTGACACCCTAAAAAGCAAGAGTTTTACTGACCCTACACGCATTTTTATTCAATCTTTTGAAGTTAGTAATCTTCAGGATTTGAATAGTACCATTATGCCAGCAAGAGGTGTTAATATTTCCCTAGTGCAGCTAATTGATGCATATGATGTAGCCGATAATGGCACACTTATATACAAAGATGCTTACGCCCGTCCCTACGATTTTACTGTCAAGGGAGACACTCGTACCTATGGCGATCTCCTGACTCCAGCAGGTTTAGCAGAAATTGCCAAATATGCTGACGGTATTGGACCATGGAAGCGCCAGATTATTTCGGTGAAAACGGTAGATAAGAACAGTGATGGCAAACCAGACGATTTAAACAACGATGGGGTAATTAATGACAGTGACAAGGTAACCTTACCACCTACCAGTGTGGTTAGCGATGCTCACAAGTTGGGACTGTTGGTTCATCCTTACACCTTCCGCAATGAAAGTCGCTTTTTGGCATCGGACTATAACAACAACCCGGAATTGGAGTACCGTCAATTTATTAGTTTGGGCGTAGATGGTTACTTTACCGATTTCCCAGGAACAGGAGATTTGGTAAGAGACCAAATTACCACCAACCAAGTAAGATCCCCCCAAAATCCCAATGTTCTATCCAAACCTGACTTTGATACTCTCAATGGTCAAAAACCTATTGTTATTGGTCACCGGGGTAGTAGCGGAGAGCGTCCAGAGCACACCTTAGCTAGTTATAAATTGGCGATCGCCCAGGGTGCAGATTTCATTGAACCAGACTTGGTTGTCACCAAAGATAATGTTTTAATTGCCCGTCATGAACCGATGTTGGCGGTTGTGAACCTCAACACTGATGGTACAATTAAACTTGTGGGTGGTAAACCAGAAATCAATCTCACAGATACCAGCACAGACGTTCATCTACGTGATAAATTCCAAGATCGCCTAAAAGTTAAAAACTTAGATGGTCGCAACGTGGGTGGTTGGTTCGCAGAAGACTTTACCCTAGCAGAAATTAAAGAACTAAATGCCATTGAGCGTCTTCCTTCCCTCCGTAGTACCGCCTTTGATCAAGATGGGTTGAAGGTTCCCACCCTGAAAGAGGTGATTGACCTGGTGAAACAGGTAGAATTGGAAACTGGACGCAAGATTGGTATTTACCCAGAAACCAAACATCCTACATTCTTCCAGCAGCAAGGTTTTAACACCAGTCAATTATTGGTAAATACCCTCAAAACCCTGAACTTTACTGATGCTAGTCGTGTCTTCATTCAATCCTTTGAAGTTAGTAACCTCAAGGAATTGAAAAACACAATTATGCCTGGTGCGAGTGTTGATATCCCATTAGTGCAATTATTTGGTGGATCCGGTAGACCCTACGATTTTGTGGTCAATGGAGACAGTCGTACCTATAATGACCTTTCTACACCTACTGGGTTAAAAGAAATTGCTCAGTATGCAAAAGGCATAGGACCAAACAAACAGCGCATAGTTCCTATGGCCACCGTAGACAATAATAAAGATGGCCAACCGGATGATTTAAATGGGGATGGTCAAATCAGTGATGCAGACCGCACCTTAGGCACACCAACAACTCTCATTCAGGATGCCCACCAAGCGGGACTACTAGTTCATCTTTACACCCTAAGAAATGATGGGTTTTTCCTTTCTGCCGACTATAAGGGAGATCCGGGAGCAGAAGTACGTAAATTTGTGGATTTAGGCGTAGATGGTTTCTTTACTGATTTCCCCAAAACAGGAACATCCGTAATAGTTAACAACTATCTAGCGGGAACAGGTTACGCCAACCCCAACAATAACTTGAACTCACCCTATTTTGCCGACTCCCCAGTTTACTTCAATCCCAATCAACCTTACTATGGTGATTTAGTTACTGCTAATCTCAACCGCTCCCAGGGATTTGAAGGTATGGCTTTTAGTCCAGACCGTCAAACGGTCTATCCCATGTTGGAAGGTACGGTGGTAGGAGATCCTGCTGGTTCCGTCAGAATCTACAAATTTGATGTAGCAACAGAAACTTACACCGGTTTAGTAGGACGTTATCAACTAGCCAGTCCTAGCAATGCTATTGGCGATTTCACACCTATAAATGACAAAGAGTTCTTGGTAATTGAAAGGGACAATAATCAGGGCACTGGCGCAGCGTTTAAAAAGATATTCAAGGTGGATTTTAGTCAGGTCAATGCTCAAGGTTTTGTTTCCAAGGAAGAAGTAGCAAACTTACTGGATATCCAAGACCCCAATGATCTCAATAGTGATGGCAATAAAGTCTATAATATGCCATTTCAAACCATTGAAGATGTGGTAGTATGGGATAATAAAACCATTATCGTGGCTAATGACAACAATTATCCTTTCTCCATTGGTCGTCCCCCCCTCATTGATAACAATGAAATGGTCGTGCTAGAATTGGATAAACCTCTCGCTCTGGATGCTCGTCTAGGTCTAGCTGCGACCATCGCTGAAAGCTCTCAATTGGTTTTTGGCGCTCCCGGTGCTGATAATGTGTCTGTCCCACAAGGAACCGATGGCATTAATGATATAATTTTCACCGGTGCTGGAGACGACAAAGTGGATACCCTGGGTGTCACCAACCCCTACGCAGGCAATAATACAGTACACTCAGGTAGCGGAAAAGACATTATAGACGTAAATAATGGCGATCGCATTTTTGGTGGTAGTGGGAATGATGAAATCTTCGCCACGGATGCCAAAGACTATCGCATTTCCGGTGGTGCTAGTAATGATGTATTTTATCTGGGTACTAATGGTCGCGCTTTAGGTGGCGATGGAGAGGATAAATTCTTTGTTACCGAGGGTGGAGGGAATTTAATTTCTGGTGGTGCTGGTGCAGACCAATTCTGGATCACTACTGGTGATATCCCTAGTGTTGACAACAAAAACGTTGCCAATACCATTGTGGACTTCCAGATAGGTACTGACGTTTTAGGTATTAGTGGTCAAGGAAGCAACTTTGGTTTTAATAATCTGACCCTAACCAATAACGACATTATCATCAATGGCAACAAAGTAGCCACCTTAACCGGAGTAAATACTAGTACACTCACTGCCAGTAACTTTGCTTTCGACTAG
- a CDS encoding DICT sensory domain-containing protein, protein MSISTSVLSDLLQSLSHLRPQLYFKASLTALSHAMEDQILGTTLGEPLIIASFQRERFYRQEAHRYERLAERSNQVYVLSALETEFTSSSGSYEKVAFTPEDALSKEWHLVVIADNYATCLVCRESVKSVVKSQQVPETSSVLDMDTSRRFEGIWTADRTVSIKAADLLLSRIVAYRPDLKDKVVDVRKRFNIKEFTKSSQRKKIGGREIDTDPFVRRLVTYLQASQYKLHKAYRSLTVQARKERLVNSISMAIRRSLDPKQILQVAAQELGEHLAAGRCLIYRAQSGDVRANIEHEFLDQGLSSVLGQTWDLQSHSLFQEIVDKQEGVCVGDATTDPRVQDSPYLSSIAGKFNIRSWLMEPVLFQGKLLGIVELHYCYFPTYDWQPGELDLVKAIATQVGSALIQAESFTNLEELNKQLEALDRTRSNLIAITGHELRTPLSTIQVCLESLATEPDMPADLRQVMLNTALADSERMRKLVQDFLTLSNLESGNVEWHTESLILKECVDLALSRMRIRSNKEKSPQVSSEIPINLPLVKADGDWLVEVLAKLIDNAYKFTSPSGRITIKAKQNRSDQVLVTVADTGRGIDRDALEIVFDRFYQEEGALRRTTGGTGLGLAICRQIVNAWGGRIWAESEGKDKGSQFHFTIPIMRGKIEKKQSKVNTGISSPR, encoded by the coding sequence ATGAGCATTTCGACTTCCGTGCTGAGTGATTTGCTACAGTCACTATCTCACCTACGTCCCCAGTTATATTTTAAGGCTTCACTAACCGCACTTTCCCATGCGATGGAAGACCAGATCTTGGGGACTACCTTGGGTGAACCACTAATTATTGCCAGTTTTCAGCGAGAACGGTTTTATCGTCAAGAAGCCCATCGCTATGAGCGTCTTGCTGAGCGTAGTAATCAGGTATATGTATTGTCTGCACTAGAAACTGAGTTTACCAGTAGTTCAGGATCCTATGAAAAGGTTGCTTTTACACCAGAGGATGCTTTAAGTAAAGAGTGGCACTTGGTTGTGATTGCAGATAATTATGCTACCTGTTTAGTGTGTCGAGAAAGTGTTAAATCGGTTGTTAAAAGTCAGCAAGTACCAGAGACGAGTTCCGTCCTGGATATGGATACCTCAAGAAGATTTGAGGGTATTTGGACAGCTGACAGGACTGTTAGTATTAAAGCAGCGGATTTATTATTAAGCAGAATTGTGGCCTATCGTCCTGATTTGAAGGACAAGGTGGTTGATGTACGTAAACGGTTTAATATTAAAGAGTTCACAAAATCCAGTCAGAGAAAGAAGATAGGCGGGCGGGAAATTGATACGGATCCTTTTGTCCGACGACTAGTAACTTATTTACAGGCCAGTCAGTATAAGTTACACAAGGCCTACCGCTCTCTTACTGTCCAAGCTAGGAAAGAAAGACTGGTTAATTCTATTAGTATGGCTATTAGGCGCTCCCTGGATCCAAAACAAATTTTGCAAGTCGCTGCCCAGGAATTGGGAGAGCATTTAGCAGCGGGTCGTTGTTTGATTTATCGTGCTCAGTCTGGTGATGTGAGGGCAAATATTGAACATGAATTTTTGGATCAGGGTTTATCATCGGTTTTAGGACAAACCTGGGATTTACAAAGTCACTCCCTATTTCAAGAAATTGTGGATAAACAAGAGGGAGTATGTGTGGGTGATGCGACAACGGATCCACGAGTTCAAGATTCTCCTTACTTGTCCTCCATAGCAGGCAAATTTAATATTCGTTCCTGGTTGATGGAACCTGTATTATTTCAGGGGAAATTGCTGGGTATTGTGGAACTACACTATTGTTATTTTCCTACCTACGATTGGCAACCGGGAGAGCTAGATTTAGTCAAGGCGATCGCTACTCAAGTAGGTTCAGCTTTAATTCAAGCCGAATCATTTACTAATCTAGAAGAGCTAAATAAACAACTAGAGGCTTTAGACCGAACTCGCAGCAATCTAATTGCTATTACTGGGCATGAGTTGCGAACTCCCCTTTCCACCATTCAAGTGTGTTTAGAAAGTTTGGCCACCGAGCCAGATATGCCCGCCGACTTACGGCAAGTGATGTTAAATACAGCTCTTGCGGACTCAGAGAGAATGCGTAAACTAGTGCAAGACTTCCTCACCCTTTCCAATTTAGAAAGTGGGAATGTGGAATGGCATACGGAATCTTTAATTCTCAAGGAGTGTGTGGATTTAGCACTAAGTCGCATGCGTATAAGGTCTAACAAAGAAAAATCCCCCCAGGTAAGTAGTGAGATTCCCATAAATTTACCCCTGGTGAAAGCGGATGGGGATTGGTTAGTGGAAGTATTAGCCAAACTGATAGATAATGCCTATAAATTCACTTCCCCCTCGGGAAGGATTACAATTAAAGCCAAACAAAATCGTAGTGACCAAGTATTGGTTACCGTAGCTGATACAGGTCGAGGCATTGATCGGGATGCGTTGGAAATAGTATTTGACCGGTTTTATCAAGAGGAGGGAGCCTTGAGGCGAACTACTGGAGGAACAGGATTGGGTTTAGCGATTTGTCGTCAAATAGTTAATGCTTGGGGGGGAAGAATTTGGGCTGAGTCGGAGGGTAAAGATAAGGGAAGCCAATTTCACTTTACTATTCCCATTATGCGGGGGAAGATAGAAAAAAAGCAGTCCAAGGTTAATACTGGAATATCATCACCCAGGTAG
- a CDS encoding photosystem I reaction center subunit II PsaD has protein sequence MATLTGQTPLFGGSTGGLLKKAEVEEKYAITWTSPKEQVFEMPTGGAATMRTGENLLYIARKEYGIALGAQLRKFKITDYKVYRILPSGETTLIHPADGVFPEKVNKGREMVRHVPRRIGENPSAAALKFSGKATHDA, from the coding sequence ATGGCAACTCTAACTGGACAAACCCCCCTATTTGGCGGTAGTACTGGCGGACTACTTAAAAAGGCAGAAGTAGAGGAAAAGTACGCTATTACCTGGACAAGTCCCAAAGAGCAAGTTTTTGAAATGCCCACCGGTGGTGCAGCAACTATGCGCACAGGCGAAAACTTGCTTTATATTGCCCGCAAAGAGTATGGCATTGCTTTAGGTGCCCAACTCCGCAAGTTCAAAATAACCGACTACAAGGTTTACCGGATTCTCCCCAGTGGGGAAACTACTCTGATTCACCCCGCAGATGGTGTGTTCCCAGAAAAGGTAAATAAAGGTCGGGAAATGGTACGCCATGTACCCCGCAGAATTGGTGAGAACCCCAGTGCTGCAGCACTTAAGTTTAGTGGTAAAGCTACCCACGACGCCTAA
- the trpE gene encoding anthranilate synthase component I, producing the protein MIFPDFQQFIQLAQQGNFVPVYQEWVADLDTPVSAWYKVCAGQPYSFLLESVEGGEKVGRYSLLGCDPLWILEARGDQTTQIYRDGRRQVFQGDPFRVLADCLAPYHPVKLPELPSGIGGLFGFWGYELINWIEPTVPIHTQDDRQIPDGLWMQVDHLLIFDQVKRKIWAIAYADVREDVGMEESYQKACNCIKQMVEKLSLPLTKENTQLTWKSPQNRPKVDIKEYSSNFTQEQFCASVEKAKERIRAGDIFQVVISQRLGTEYRGNPFALYRSLRQINPSPYMAFFNFDDWQIIGSSPEVMVKAERDEEGGIMATVRPLAGTRPRGKTSKEDGELAADLLADPKEVAEHIMLVDLGRNDLGRVCQNGTVKVDELMIVERYSHVMHIVSNVVGKLAEDKTAWDLLKACFPAGTVSGAPKIRAMQIINQLEPTRRGVYSGVYGYYDFEGQLNTAISIRTMVLKDGTVSVQAGAGLVADSQPEKEYEETLNKARGLLEAIRCLKEVT; encoded by the coding sequence ATGATTTTTCCCGATTTTCAGCAATTTATACAATTAGCTCAACAGGGTAATTTTGTCCCGGTTTATCAAGAATGGGTTGCCGATCTGGATACCCCTGTTTCCGCTTGGTACAAGGTTTGTGCAGGTCAACCCTATAGCTTTTTGCTGGAGTCGGTGGAAGGTGGGGAAAAGGTGGGACGTTATAGTTTATTGGGTTGTGACCCTCTTTGGATTTTGGAAGCAAGGGGAGACCAAACTACTCAAATCTATAGAGATGGAAGACGACAGGTTTTTCAGGGCGACCCCTTTAGGGTTTTGGCTGACTGTTTGGCACCCTATCATCCAGTGAAATTACCAGAGTTGCCTTCCGGAATTGGGGGTTTATTCGGGTTTTGGGGTTATGAACTCATTAATTGGATTGAACCAACAGTACCCATACATACTCAGGATGATCGCCAGATTCCTGATGGACTGTGGATGCAAGTAGACCATTTGTTAATATTTGACCAGGTAAAACGCAAAATTTGGGCGATCGCCTACGCTGATGTCAGGGAAGATGTGGGGATGGAGGAGAGTTACCAAAAAGCATGCAATTGTATTAAACAGATGGTAGAGAAATTATCTTTACCCTTGACGAAAGAAAACACCCAACTAACCTGGAAATCACCACAGAACAGACCCAAGGTGGACATTAAAGAGTACAGCAGCAATTTTACCCAGGAGCAGTTTTGCGCCAGTGTGGAAAAAGCGAAGGAGCGTATTAGAGCGGGTGATATCTTCCAAGTAGTAATTTCCCAAAGATTAGGGACAGAATACCGGGGGAATCCCTTTGCGTTATACCGTTCCCTACGTCAAATTAACCCTTCACCCTACATGGCATTTTTTAACTTTGACGATTGGCAGATCATTGGTTCTAGTCCAGAGGTGATGGTCAAAGCAGAGAGAGATGAGGAAGGGGGGATAATGGCCACGGTTAGACCACTTGCTGGAACAAGACCAAGGGGTAAAACCAGCAAGGAGGATGGGGAATTAGCAGCGGATTTATTAGCAGATCCCAAGGAAGTTGCTGAACATATTATGTTGGTGGATCTGGGACGCAATGATTTAGGAAGGGTTTGCCAAAATGGCACAGTTAAGGTTGATGAACTAATGATTGTTGAACGTTATTCCCATGTGATGCACATTGTTAGTAATGTGGTAGGTAAATTGGCGGAAGATAAAACCGCTTGGGATTTATTAAAAGCTTGTTTCCCCGCAGGGACAGTTAGTGGAGCACCAAAAATCCGGGCTATGCAAATCATTAACCAGTTAGAACCAACCCGCAGGGGAGTCTATTCAGGAGTGTATGGCTATTATGACTTTGAAGGACAATTAAATACTGCCATATCCATTAGAACCATGGTGCTAAAGGACGGGACTGTTAGCGTTCAAGCGGGCGCGGGACTAGTTGCGGACTCCCAACCGGAGAAAGAATATGAGGAAACTCTAAATAAGGCTAGGGGTTTATTGGAAGCAATTAGATGTTTGAAAGAGGTTACCTAG